The following DNA comes from Silurus meridionalis isolate SWU-2019-XX chromosome 14, ASM1480568v1, whole genome shotgun sequence.
CTCTTTTCTGCCAGGGTGTGGTCAAGCTCCACTTAACACCAAGATTATGGGTGGTGAAGATGCTGTTCCTGGGTCCTGGCCTTGGCAGGTCAGCATTCAAACAGGTGTCAGCCGTCTCTGTGGTGGCAGCTTGATCAATAAGAACTGGGTCTTATCAGCTGCTCATTGTTTCCAAAGGCATTTAAGGATAAATCTAAAATAACCAGAGAATTATAATATAGTATGTAGGTAACATTcgtgttaatatttttttccctttatttttagTGTTTCAGCAGGTTCTCTCACACTTTTTCTAGGAATGCAAAATTTGGATGGAAGTAATCCCAATATGCAGACAAAAAGCGTGACCAAATTTTTCATCCACCAGCAGTATAGCGCAGTCTCCAAAAACAATGATATTGCACTAGTCCAGCTCTCCACTCCAGTGACGATCAATGATTATGTCAGGCCGGTGTGCCTCGCAACAAGCAGCAGTTCTTTACCTGTTGGTACTAATGTCTGGGTCACAGGATTTGGTCGAATCTCTTCAAATGGTGAGTGACACCTAGATTTAAAAAAGTTGACTGCGTGTTTGATTAGTTTAATGTATCAGActtatttgaaatgtaaaccAGGAAGGAAATGAATCACTCCTTGCTGTGGAACATTCTTTCCTGCTAAAAAAATCCAGTTTGGTCTGACCAGCCAAAACCAAGCTAGCCAAACCAGTtaatctttgtgtgtttttttaatcattgctACTAATGCAACATCATAGACAGAATTATAGAAAGTTATACAacaatgaagcaaaaaaaaaaaaaaaaatcgtagaCATTAATTAGATTACTTATGTAAAATGTGAGCTGGAAAATACTTATGGGAAATGATTTGGCTTTTGTATTCATCGCTGGTAGCTCGTCATTCCCAGTTGGATATTTCAGCACGGTTCATTATGGGAAGTTATGTAGTACATCTTAAACTTGGGTCTCCACAGTAAATCTGCCATCTCCTCAAACCCTGCAGCAGGTGCAGCTGCCAATTGTCAATAACAGTAACTGTGCAAAGGCATTTGGAGCTGAAACTATCACAGACAATATGTTGTGTGCTGGCTTATATCAGGGAGGAAAAGACTCATGCCAGGTAAGAAATCTAACACCTGCCATATAAATGCCATATACATCTGTGATATTGGTACAGTTCATGGTACAAGAGCAGACATGTAGCTAACACTTGTTAATCGTGTAGGGTGATTCAGGAGGTCCACTGTTGTCCAAGTCCAGTGGCGCATGGACTCAGGCTGGGATTGTGAGCTTTGGCAATGGCTGCTCTTTACCTAGTTTTCCGGGTGTGTACACCAGAGTGTCTCAGTATCAAGACTGGATTAACAGCACCATCAACAGCACCATCAACAGCACCAGTGGCTCCACTAAACATcccctttctttctccatcatCTCCTTTCTTCTCTTGCTCTATAGCTTCCGTTGATAATAGCCAAATTAAACAGGACAAGACATGATGTAATTTAACATGACTATcatattctgtatttattttatattctatattcttCAATTTTATATGTAGCTTTCACTAACTAATGTTAAGTACTTACTTTGTAAATCAACAAATCAGCTTTTATTTGTGAAATGTGAAACAAGTAAAAAATTTGGCAATTTAAGGATTGGTTTCTCTGTCTTTTGGCATAATTATATCAATTAATGCATAAATTGCATAAAAAGCTACTTTTCCCCTTTGATTTGTAAACTGAATGATTATACAGCAtaagttttctttattattgtaGATCCAATAAATATGAACcttataaatgaaaaacattttttgtcatttttttgggTTCTGTACTATAATAGATCTACTACATAGATAGATGTATCTGTGGATATAGATACATATACTGTTATAAATGcttctatatataaatacatgtgcTATGTTCTActgttatatacaatatatacatattaaatatgaaaagcTTTTgtgatacaaaaaataaatatcaaaatggTTTCTTGACTTTGATCTGTTGATCAGTTTAATAACAATGCAATGAGGACACCAACAAGGAGCTCAGTTTATTAGCAATCaattgaagagagagagagaaaaaaatgcacgTAATCCAAACTTGCAAAAGAGcacgtgaaaaaaaataataatctaaacgtctcTACAGGTCCAGTAGCAAAATTCACGacgttcaataaaaaaaactgtcccAGCAAAAACAAGCCAACTAATCCTGCCACCAGTTTAACACGAGTGGGGTTATACACAGCCTAGGCATAAccttatgacattataacattgtgtataacaaaatgtataacactgattatctcttcattattgcacctgttagtgggtgggaaatATTGGGCAGCAAGTAAAAATTTTGTTTCTtgtagttgatgtgttggaagcag
Coding sequences within:
- the LOC124396701 gene encoding chymotrypsinogen A-like isoform X1 translates to MKMNLWKGVCVLCGLLLNSTGSFAQVDGCGQAPLNTKIMGGEDAVPGSWPWQVSIQTGVSRLCGGSLINKNWVLSAAHCFQSVSAGSLTLFLGMQNLDGSNPNMQTKSVTKFFIHQQYSAVSKNNDIALVQLSTPVTINDYVRPVCLATSSSSLPVGTNVWVTGFGRISSNVNLPSPQTLQQVQLPIVNNSNCAKAFGAETITDNMLCAGLYQGGKDSCQGDSGGPLLSKSSGAWTQAGIVSFGNGCSLPSFPGVYTRVSQYQDWINSTINSTINSTSGSTKHPLSFSIISFLLLLYSFR
- the LOC124396701 gene encoding mast cell tryptase-like isoform X2, producing the protein MGVVKLHLTPRLWVVKMLFLGPGLGSVSAGSLTLFLGMQNLDGSNPNMQTKSVTKFFIHQQYSAVSKNNDIALVQLSTPVTINDYVRPVCLATSSSSLPVGTNVWVTGFGRISSNVNLPSPQTLQQVQLPIVNNSNCAKAFGAETITDNMLCAGLYQGGKDSCQGDSGGPLLSKSSGAWTQAGIVSFGNGCSLPSFPGVYTRVSQYQDWINSTINSTINSTSGSTKHPLSFSIISFLLLLYSFR